The Melospiza georgiana isolate bMelGeo1 chromosome 19, bMelGeo1.pri, whole genome shotgun sequence genome segment CTACAGGGTggaatttcacattttttctaTTCTGTTCATCTATTAACCTGCCCTAAGATGACATAGCACTGGACACTAAGCTATTATAATTGAGGGCAAACAATGCTAAAAATCTTGCTTAAAGGCAGAAGAGTGTCCTTACAGAGTGTCTGACTTTGGGAAAACCCTTTTCCCAGCTTTGACTGAAAGCCTGTTCACAGTAGGATGGGAGACAATGGCACTGTGCCCATGAGACACATCCCAAAGCTCTACCAGGGTCTCTCAAAAGGCACCCATCTGTGTCTTTTAATAACAAACATGGAGAAAAAGGATTGTCAAAAGGGCAAATTGCTCTCAGTGATCACTGGGATGAATAATTAAGGTTCTTAATGCTCTTGTTCAAAAATAAGATtcaaaaaggaatattttagtATCTTTGGGAATCTCTCAGACTTACTTCTTCAGCATGGCTGCTTTGATAATTCACACCTGGATTGCTGTCTTCTTCTTTCCTCCAAACTGATTAGCTCCCTGCTCAACCTTTCCCTTCACAGCTCTGTAACCTCCACACCACGTTCAGAATTCCTGAATGTGTTCCCAAGAGTCTCAGATTCAATCCTACAACCCATTATCCCAGCTCCTTGCTTTAATCCTCTGTAACCCAACCTCCAAAAGCATCACTACAGTTTCATTCATACTGAGCAGTATATTTTAGTGGACATCCTTTATCCAAGACCACACATCCatggttttcttcctttggCTTTGGCGTCTCCCACAATTGTGCAAGTTCCAAAACACAGAAGACACCAAaccctcctctttctttcccaaccCAACAAAATGCTACTGTTGGACAAGTAATTTTGAATCTTTTCAGTGTGCAGGGACTGGCTTAAACATTTTTACTTGAAATTTGGAGTGGTTGTCCAAAGCAGTAGTAAATTAAGGTTTCCTCAGAAAAAGAGTGGCATGAAACAGGGAATCTCACTTTCCTCAAACAAACAAGACAAAGTCAGTGGAAGCTGAAATGATCTGTGACCAGTCTGCCAGTCAGCCTTTCAAAGTCTCTACTAAGCTAAAAATCCAGTGAAAAGTTATAAAAGCATTTACAGTACAAGGAGTCCAAGCTGCTGAAATTAGCTGTGGTTCACCTGGGCCATGACCTGCAGCCCATGTGAAAACAGGCGGAGAAACCTTGACTGGATCAGCAACTGATTCTACAACTCAAGGACATAAATACAGAATATAACACCATCAGCACAATCAGAATATCTGAATATAACACCATCAGCACAATCAAGAAGCCTATTCAGTGATTGCCAATCCCTTATCATGAAAGTCCAAAGTCACCCACGCTTCTTTTCCCCAGTGCTATTTTTGCCCCTGCTGAAGGTCTCCTCTGGTCCTCAGAGTTCTGATGAGATTGCTGCACAGTTTGACATTTGATTAGGATCTGCAGAGGCCAGAGGCTAGATGGGAAAGGAAATAACCTTTTATCTAATCCCTTTATCAGGCAGTGGATGTAATTAAGAGGCCTTGGCTTTGGAGAAGCCCCAGGTTCGATGTTCAGCATGTTCTGATTGCTGtccccttccctggcaggaggcACTCTGTGGCTATGTGATCATAGTGATGGCAATTTTCTGGTGCACAGAAGCTCTGCCTTTGGCTGTCACAGCTCTCCTGCCCGTCCTGCTGTTCCCACTAATGAATATCATGGATTCAACCACAGTAAGAGATCTTGCTCCGTGTATTAATCAGTCAGCTGCTTTTATTCTGGGATTGCTCCCCAGGATTATATGATGACCATCATTATATTTATGTTATTGAtagtattattattttattttaactttattattattattctctGTCTTCTCCATGGAGTAGACCTTGCATGAGCCCAGAGTGAGCTCTGGGTGGAGCTGCTAATCTGAAATCAAAGCAAATTCCCCATTCGGATGCAACCCAGAGTTACTCCCTGCTAATGCCTTTGGAATGAACTCCCTCAGAAAATGTCCCCCTCTCTTGTGactcttccctctcccctctcccaccTCACAGGTGTGTCAGGAGTACCTGAAGGACACCAACATGCTCTTTTTGGGGGGCCTGGTGATGGCCATTGCCATCGAGACCTGGAACCTGCACAAGCGAGTGGCTCTGAGGGTCCTGCTGATCACGGGTGTCAGGCCAGCCCTGTGAGTGACAGGGGTGGAAACGCTGTGGGATGAAGGATTTTATGGCATTAGACCCCATCTCTGATGGGAATCTGCAAATCTTTCCCTGCAAATGCTTTCCTGCAGCCCACGTGAGTTAGGGCCTGAGCAAGCCATGCAAATGTTGAGGCACGtctttatgttattttattttattttattttattttattttattttattttattttattttattttattttattttattttattttattttattttattttattttattttattttattttattttattttattttttaactccaAAAGGCTTTTTGATGGAGAAATAGCAGCAAGAGAGTCAATACTGGAAAGGGAAGGGTGCTGCTAGGCTGGGCCAGGGGCACAGCTTTGGACAGTCAGGAAAAAGCACAGCTGGAACACAAAGAACATGgactctgcctgctgctgattgcacagagaagagaaaatatgaGGATGCTTGTTTGAAAAACAACAAATGTTTTCCAGACTAGAACTCTGAGCTATGCACAGGCTACACCACCCTGTTTAATCAGTTTCAGCTCATAAGAAGGGGGAATACTGAAGGAAATTACAAAGCAATAGAATAAAAATGCATACAAGATAAACCCTTTTTCATCTGATATATAATCTACATCTCATCTAAAGAATAATTTTGAGACAAATAACAGAGTAATACCGAAACCAGGATTAGAATTTTAGATGAGTCAGAAGAGAATCTTAAATAATAGAGGTGGGATAAAataacaagaggaaaaaaaaaaagagatcatCTTCCTTATGGCTTAAACTGATTGCCATTTGGGATCAAATTCAGCTTGCAATCCCTCTTTAAAATCTATTGTAATGCATTGAAATGTGCTGTTGAGAAATGTCTTCCTGAGAATGATGTGGGATAAGCAGGATCTGACTGGATAAACTGTTTCAGCCTACCAGCTTCCACATCCTTAGCCATAGGAATGTCAAAAAAATTGgttgaaaaagagaaattgatGTTAAATCTTAACTGGGTTGCTCACAAAGCAAAccagggcaggaggaaatgCTGGGTGGGGATTGCTGAGCATTCTCCAAACCCAGCATTTGCAGCTGACtctttgtaataaaaataaagagcactgcagggctgggttcTGATCCAGCTTTCCCAAACCTTCTCGTTGCAGGCTCCTGATGGGTTTCATGGTGGTGACAGCTTTCCTGTCCATGTGGATCAGCAACACAGCCACCACTGCCATGATGGTCCCCATCGCCCAGGCCGtgatggagcagctgcacaAGTCAGAAGCAGAGTCTAGCACCACTGGCCAGGTGTCTGAACACACCAACAAAGCCTttgagctgcaggaaaagtcACCTGACAGCTCCAAAGAGCCTGAGGAAAAAGGTGAATGGGTTGAGGGTGATTTTTTCTTCAGGGTGATGGAGGATGGCCTTTCTTCTGTCATAGTAGTTCCTAGTAAATCCTAAAAGAAAACTGTCCCCAAAGCATCCTGACTGCACCACACAGCCCTGATGAGACTCTTCCATGAACCAGACAAAAACACaatttgttgttgttattattattattactactactactactactactactactactactactactactactactactactactactactactactactactactacttgGCTGAAGTTaaatcaaaaatacaaaaagctcATAACTACTCAACAAACTGACCAAAAAGGTACAAATTCTCCACTAGGGGAAGCCTTTATATCAGGCTTGCTCTTTCCCTGCATATTTACGTTAGTTCAATTATTATCTACTGTGTAACTTATCATATCATAGGGGATTCCCAAGGCAAAATTTCTGGCCTGTTTCCAGCTGGAAGGTTAGGGATTAAAAAGATCTTTCTAATCCAAAGGTACACAATCAAGCAAGAATATCTCTTTACCAGCTGTCTTGCCCTCTCCCCATTTTTGAGGTGATTCCAgagtttctgaaaataaatctcAGTGCCAGCAGACAGGTGCTGGCGCCGGAAAAATCTCCTTTTAGCCCAGCTCCTCCAACTCTGTTATAATTCCCTGAATTTCTGCCTCACTCCTTTCCATGTGCAGTTCAGACATTGCCCTCATTCACAAGGAAGTGTAAAACTTTACACACATTTCAAATTCCCCTCTGAAAAACTGCTCTGTGTCAAGACAACCAGTGAAAATGGGCAGAAGGTCAAAAAATTAACAATGCCAGCCTTAAAAGGGGGAACTTTGTTTCCTTCAGCTTTGAATCCAATGTGTCCTAGCCTTGAAATATTAAATTCTGCAGGCCCGAGGCCTTCTCCTGTCCAACATAGTCCTGCAGCTCTTCTGTTCCTTGGGATCTAGGTAATTCTCATGTCGTGGTAattgaggaagagaaaaagagaaaagaagagctTGAGAAGAAGCACTTGAAGCTGTCCAAGGGAATGTCCCTGTGCATTTGTTACTCATCCAGCATTGGAGGGATTGCCACTCTGACCGGGACAACCCCAAACCTGGTGCTGCAAGGACAAGTTAATGAGTAAGTCTGGGATTAAACACCCTCCAAACTGCAGCATTCTGCTCCCGCTGGctcccagagaaggaaaatgtcACTTTGGTGCCTTTCCTGGGAGCTTCTCTTCCCCAATGGGCCCCACAGAACCTCCCCTTTTCCGGCTCATTAATGAAGGACAGAAGGGAGTGTGGAAATTTGGATGCTAACAGCCACCTGCATTTTCCAGCATCTTCCCAAACAGTGGTGGCATCATCAACTTTGCCTCCTGGTTCTCCTTCGCCTTCCCCACCATGCTGGTGCTGCTGATTTTGGCCTGGATTTGGCTGCAGATCCTGTACCTGGGCTTCAAGTGAGTACCCTGAGCCCCTGCCATGCACCTGGGGGCTCTGATCAGGACTTGCTCAACACCAGTGATCCTTTATCGGTGAGAAAAATCGCTCAGAAGGTGGCAGAGTCCAGACACACAACAGAGACCAGAACAGAACTCGGTGCCTGTTAAAATTCTGCACTTTTCCTTTGAGGAATCTGATTAAATCCCAGCTAAATGTGCCCTGTAGATGAAAACAGGGAGCTGTGAGTGCACATGACCTGTTCTGCAGCATTGCTGTCGTGTCCTAGGAGATTGCTGTGCTCCAAAGCAGGAAATTGATTTCCACAGAGAGCTGTAAATGCCTTTGTGACCAGGGTTGCCTCAGACCTACAGGATTAGTTCTGGGCTGGTTCTGGAGCACCTCACCCCACACAACCAGCCTGCATTGCCTGCCTGTTTAACACTCAGCTTTTCATGTTTGTGTTATCCCAACTTCCCTCATGTTACATGGAAAGAGTGCTGTAACACCTGAAATGCTTTCTCACCTTCAAATTCCTCCTTTAAAATTCTCATTCTCtgtcattttaaaaagcttGGCAACTCTTTACTTCCTAGTAAAGTGATCAAACAGCCTTGTCAATCACATTAACATTgtcctggtctagtggaaggtgtctttGCCCATTCATTGGAATGAAATGGGATTTAGAGTCTCTTctaacacaaaccattctgtgattctgtatttttttttcctcacatgtCCATATATCTCACTTATTTACATTAAAGTAATGAGCTTTTAGGGACAAGATCATCTTGTCTTTCTGATCATCCTGTCAAGACATGCAGCTCCTACTCACCATGGTCGcaaattataatatatttaatttcaataTTCATATATAAATGCATATAAAGACATTGTGATTGAGAATAAATTTGGGTTCTTAACTCTCTGGATACCTGGCAAATTTCTCTGACACTTCTCATccattttcttccagttttaAGAAGAATTTTGGTTGTGGTGTCAGTCCTGCTGCCAAGGCTAAGGAGAAACAGGCCTATGAAATCATCAAGGAAGAGAGCAAGAAACTGGGCAAAATGAGCTTTGCAGAAATAGAAGTTTTAATCCTCTTTGTTCTCCTGGTGGTGTTGTGGTTTACAAGAGAACCTGGGTTCATCCCAGGCTGGGCAACAGTTCTCTTCAACAAAGATAACACAAGGTATTATccatccccttctcctcctcactTGGAATAAAAGTGGAACAGGCTGGATTTTATCCAGCTGGAATCACAGCTAATATACTAATATATTGGTATTATATAATACTAACTACCTAAActccttcctgctctcctgcagctaTGTCACTGATGCTACAGTCGCCCTCTTCATCTCAATATTGCTCTTCATCCTCCCTTCTGGCTTTTCCAACCAGGACGGAGAGCAAGAGCAAACAGGTGAGTCACTGAAGCACCAAAAATCAGCTGACTGAATAGGTGTGTGGGAAATGTTCCCATTTGGGGTTTACAAAGGAATTTTCAAATATCAAATAACACTTCAAAGTACTCTTCCAGCTGTGTGCTTTAGGTTTGGCAAAGCACATATTGCATAAAATCCTCTGTTTCTCGTAATTTCATTAGGAAGCTAATCAACTATTCAGGAATTCATCAACTAATCAGTTTCTCATCAACTAATTAGGAAACTCTTATCCCAGCGGTATTCCTGGCCCCTGCTATTCCCATTTGTGAAAGATTCCAAGCTGGAATCTTCAGGAGGGAACACACAACAGAAACacacggagctgctgccacacctTTAACtcaccctcccctgcctcctACTGAGCTTCTCGGAGCAGCAAAGATCATTCCTTAGAGCTTTTGCAAGTCAAGTTTTTAAAACCATTGTTGCTGGTGCTCCCAGCGTTTGCTTCGGGAGATAATTCCAGAGTTTGCTGGCGGAAGGGATTCCTGATGTTCAAACCAAGCTCCCAAGTCGTTCTCCtttctttggggatttttgtggcTTCACAGAATCTCTTTTTTGTGTGTTCCAGGGGGCAGGGCAAAGTTCCGGGCCCCTCCACCCCTGCTGGACTGGAAGGTGGTGCAGGAGAAGATGCCCTGGAACATCGTGTTCCTGCTGGGAGGGGGCTTTGCCCTGGCCAAGGGCAGCGAGGTAACATCAACCGGCTCGCCTGGGATCTAtctctgctttcctggctgGCTCCCTCTCCACCTTGCTCCTCGCGCTCTCCCAGGACACAAGAGGGCACACCCGGAGCATCAAActctccttttccccagctcctggctctgggagCATCCTTAGAGTGCTGGCATCGCATCCTGCTTACTCCCCGTGCCAATCAGGGCAGCACCATTGGCTGTGTTTCTAGAAAATTGGCCGATTAAGAAACTGCCCCAAAcgaatttattaaaaatttcttttaaataaaatgtaattggTGCAGGCGGCATGATGAGATGATTCACCCAGGAGGGGTCTCCAAAGTATTTCAAAACAAGGATTTATGAAAATAGGATTTAAATTCAGCTATTAGAAGAGAAATGTAGAGCTTGCTAGAGAAACATCACGTCCAGTGCCACacattatttttcagtaatgATTTAAGTGATGGAACAGATAAtccatttttttaatctatagACAATAAAGAAATTCTAAAAGGCTTCAAGTGCACAGAAATACTAGTTTGGAATCCAAAGATCAAcattaaaatggaaaagtacatgtttagaaaaggaaatgtttaaggaatcaatttaatttttttcctagaataATTAACCAAATACAtaaaagctgctgcagaaagggCAGAATGACAGGGAGgatgctgctccttcccagttACTGACAAGGATGAAGGGTGTGAAAGGATTCAGACAGTTATCAAGATCTCAGACAATGTGATGAAATGACATTAAATCACTACAGCATCTGATAagatttatattaaaatattttaggaagTTAATTCAAATATCTTTGCTTATATATAAAAAAGCACCTCAAGTATTGATCATGTACAAGTAGTGATCTGAACAgagaaataattatttgctGTCAATAATGCAATATAAATGCAGGATCTCCTACTTTCCAATTCCTTGGATGGGAAATAATGTTGGGGTATTTTTGTTTGCCTGACTGGACAATCCTGTCTGTGAGCCCTGGCCgtgttttcctgcagtttgCCTGAGAACTGCTCTGAGGAGGGAGGGCTGAGCTGGCATGAGAACTGCCCCAGAACACTGATGTGGCTCTTCCCCCTCCAACCTGgcctccctctctgctctgctgcaggaatcTGGTCTGTCTGCATGGCTGGGCACCAAGCTGACCCCTCTGCAGAGCATCCCTCACCCAGCCATTGTCTTCCTCCTGTGCCTCCTCATCGCCACCTTCACCGAGTGCACCAGCAACGTGGCCACCACCACACTCTTCCTCCCCATTCTGGCTTCTATGGTGAGTCCCAGCATGTCAAAATACTCTTGTAAGAacagctttcagctcctcagTTGCCAAAATTAAAGTGATCCATTTTGCTGGCAAAGCCAAGCACTGGTTCCTGTATCCCATCAGGGGTACCAGGCCTGAAACAAAaatctgtgtgtgcacacaggaacacacacacCGTGCTTAATTCAACCTTTCTGGAGCCATTGCTGGGGAAAAGCAAAGGGATTAAATTCACTGGCATATGAAGATTTTGCCTTCTGGCCTAAACATGAGGTCACTGCCAGCTGTACTTGTTTTTTCCAATTTGTTCTGCAcggagacagcagcagcagcatttccttgCCTGCAACATTCCATGACTGTATTTCACCCCCACCAAGGCCTTGCAGAAACGTCTGAAGGTGGTAGCATGACCTAATTCGGACTTCTGCATTTCCACAGGagattcctgctgctggggcagacaGAGTTCTGCAAACTGAAAAGCTGGTTCCAGACAGAAACTGGAATGAGCTCCTCCAAAATCTTTTTACATAGGCCACAGACTCCAGCCAGCCCCTAAACCAAAGCTCTCACCTCCACAGCTTCACCTGCCTCCCCTGGTGCTTTAATTTTGTTCTTTACCAACTCAAAAGCCAGGGTTTGGAGCTGAATATAAGCATTATTTATCCATTTATACAAAGCCCTGACCACAAAATCAATTCTTGCGTTTGCTGCGTAAAGATGCTGGAAGTgtctgaagcagcagcaaagcatgAGTGGCTGCAGTGTTTGGGGGAGAATGAGCCTTCTGACATGGACAAATACAACCAGATCtctgtgcatttctgtgtgTCAAACCCATCATCTCTGCTCTCTTTTTGTGCACAGGCTGAAGCAATTTGCCTCAACCCTCTCTATGTCATGCTGCCCTGTACACTCTCTGCATCTCTGGCCTTCATGCTCCCCGTGGCAACTCCTCCAATGCCATTGTCTTCTCCTATGGACAGCTCAGGGTTATTGATATggtgagaaaaaagaaaacaacactttttttccagattttcaCCCCTAGGTTTGATCTTTTCTGATTCTGGTTCTTCTTGGAGAGTTAGGAGAGTCAGTGCGCCTGTCTTATGTCAAGTGAAAAGATGTGTGTGCATTAATAAAGGGTCACACTGTCTCTAATACACTCTGAGAATCTTAGAAAGGTGCTAATGAACCTTTAAAGAACAGCCAGGGCCTCTTGAAGATTTTATAATAAGAGCTGTCAATGTCTAACTGCTTGGAAAAACCCAAATGTAGAGCATGagggtgtccaagggccctgTCACCTGGCTGTCcttctgcagggacagggaacagcCTGGCACATCCCACTGGGTGCCCTCTTGAGTCTTTAGAGACTGAAGAAGTCACTAAAGATGCAAGGACAGCAGTGCCATGTCTCTTAATAACTTCCATAACTTATAACATGGGGCCAATTCATTGATGCTGTTCCAAGAAGAAATCTAAAGTAACATCAGAGAGAAATACCAGGTCAGAAGAGAAGTggaataaaagaaatttttattccttctaGTTTTAAGAGTTTTATCCAATGAAACCTTTCCCTTTATACAAATtatatttctgaagaaaacCAACTTAAATATAATTTGGTGGATAAAACACACCAAAGATAAAATCAAACCATGCAAACCATCCTAACCatcaaggaaggaaaaaaaaagcactcaGGGCTGCTAACAACCCTTCTCTTTTCCAATTCTAGGCCAAAGCTGGGTTTGTGCTCAACATTCTGGGAGTCCTGACCATCACCCTGGCCATCAACACCTGGGCCTCATCCCTGTTCCAGCTGCAGACCTTCCCCTCGTGGGCCAACAGGACAGGGACCTGTCTGtgacctgggcagggcacagagccaggactgctcctgtcagagctgcagggagagcagggctctCATCCACACAGCTTTAGAGAAAAGCTTCTTCTGTGCAAAAGGCAAGCAAAATCCTCCCAATGGTAACAGACAGTGAAATTGCCCGGCTGCTGTTGGGTTCTGAG includes the following:
- the SLC13A2 gene encoding LOW QUALITY PROTEIN: solute carrier family 13 member 2 (The sequence of the model RefSeq protein was modified relative to this genomic sequence to represent the inferred CDS: inserted 1 base in 1 codon) → MAFSWQAVLACRKYLIIILVPLVFLPLPLVLPNKEALCGYVIIVMAIFWCTEALPLAVTALLPVLLFPLMNIMDSTTVCQEYLKDTNMLFLGGLVMAIAIETWNLHKRVALRVLLITGVRPALLLMGFMVVTAFLSMWISNTATTAMMVPIAQAVMEQLHKSEAESSTTGQVSEHTNKAFELQEKSPDSSKEPEEKGNSHVVVIEEEKKRKEELEKKHLKLSKGMSLCICYSSSIGGIATLTGTTPNLVLQGQVNDIFPNSGGIINFASWFSFAFPTMLVLLILAWIWLQILYLGFNFKKNFGCGVSPAAKAKEKQAYEIIKEESKKLGKMSFAEIEVLILFVLLVVLWFTREPGFIPGWATVLFNKDNTSYVTDATVALFISILLFILPSGFSNQDGEQEQTGGRAKFRAPPPLLDWKVVQEKMPWNIVFLLGGGFALAKGSEESGLSAWLGTKLTPLQSIPHPAIVFLLCLLIATFTECTSNVATTTLFLPILASMAEAICLNPLYVMLPCTLSASLAFMLPVATPPXAIVFSYGQLRVIDMAKAGFVLNILGVLTITLAINTWASSLFQLQTFPSWANRTGTCL